The genomic interval TCATGAAGCCGAACGTCGTACTGACGATGAACACGCTCAGGAACACGGCCAGCACCACCGACATCCCGAGCAGCGTCGCAGCGCCGACGTACCCCTCTCGCACCTGTGCACGCCGGTACGCCGACAGCCCGGCCGGCAATTCCGGATGGTCCGTGGCGGCCAGCATCTGCAGCCCGGACTGCACCAGCCCGACCCCGAGCGCGACAGCGACCACCGCACCGGCGAACAGCTGCCATCTGGTTCTTAGCGCTCCGACAGACAACCTCAGCATGCGCCCAGCCAACCTGCTGCGACAGCCGCGCGCTCTGGCGTGAGCACCCGGCCACAGGTAGCTCGTGCGCTACCTGAGGACCTCCACCAGCGCGGCGACATCCTGACTGTCCACCTCACGCGCACCTATCAGTGCCTGCATCAGCAACCCATCCAGCGCCGCCACCAGCAGGCGCGCCTTCTGCGGATCCGCAGTGAAGGTCCGGGCGATCTCCGTCAACGGCTCCAGCCACGCGCGGGCTGCCTCACGGAGCTCCGGCCGACGCGCGGCGTACAGATAGAGCTCGTAGAGCGCCAGCGTCCGGCCACGTCGCCGTACGACGCTGTGCTCGATCAACCGCGCCAGCTCGTCGGCCAGGCGCGCGCCCAGCTCGCTCCCCCGGCCTTCTAGCTCGACGGCCAGATCCTCGGCGGCTGAGCGGAGTGCGGCGACGAGGAGGTCGTCCAGCGTCGGGAAGTGGTAGGTGATCGAAGCGACCGAGACATCGGCCACGGAAGCCACCGCGCGATGGCTCACACCTGCGACTCCGTCGCGTTCGATCACGGTCAGCGTCGCCTGCAGCAGCTCGCTCCGCCGCTGCTCACCGCGCAGCCGACGGCCGTCCGCAACCCTCCTGACCTGCACAAAGAGCAAACTATCAGGACGTCTGTACGGATTGTTTTTGGTGCCCGGAATCGCGAGTTCGACCGGATTTCCCGATTTAGGCTCGGATTTCGTGGCCAACGATCTGAGCACCGCGATGCGGCGCGCGCTGAAGCGCGCGGATGACGGCAAGACCCTCGACCCGGCGGAAGCGGAGGTGCTGCTCGGCGCGAGCGGCGACGCGCTGACCGCACTGATGGCGACCGCGGCCCGTGTCCGCGACCAGGGCCTGGCCGACGCCGGCCGAGCTGGCATCATCACGTACTCGAAGAAGGTCTTCATCCCGCTGACCCGGCTGTGCCGGGACCGCTGTCACTACTGCACGTTCGCGACCACGCCGGGGCGCGTGCACGCGCCGTACCTGTCGCCGGACGAGGTGCTGGACATCGCGCGGCAAGGAGCGGCGCTGGGCTGCAAGGAGGCGCTCTTCACGCTGGGCGATGCGCCCGAGGACCGGTGGGACGCCGCGCGGCAGTGGCTGGAGGAGGCCGGGTACGACAGCACGCTCGACTACGTACGGGCGATGGCGATCCGGGTGCTCGAGGAAACGGGGCTGCTCCCCCACCTGAACCCGGGCGTCATGTCGTGGCAGGACCTGCAGCGATTGAAGCCGGTCGCACCGAGCATGGGGATGATGCTGGAAACCACCTCGCGGCGGCTGTTCGAGGAGAAGGGCCAGCCGCACTTCGGGTCGCCGGACAAGGACCCCGCGATCCGGCTGCGGGTGCTGGAGGATGCCGGGCGGTCGAACGTTCCGTTCACGACCGGGCTGCTGATCGGGATCGGCGAGACGCTGACCGAGCGGGCGGACTCGATCTTCGCGTTGCGCCGGGTGGCCCGGCAGTACAACGGGATCCAGGAAGTCATCATCCAGGGGTTCCGGGTGAAGCCGGACACGGCGATGCGTAACGACGCCGACGTACCGCTGGACGAATGGCTGGCCGCGATCGCGGTGACCCGGATCATCCTCGGGCCGCGGGTCCGCGTGCAGGCGCC from Kribbella sp. NBC_00709 carries:
- a CDS encoding TetR/AcrR family transcriptional regulator, producing the protein MQVRRVADGRRLRGEQRRSELLQATLTVIERDGVAGVSHRAVASVADVSVASITYHFPTLDDLLVAALRSAAEDLAVELEGRGSELGARLADELARLIEHSVVRRRGRTLALYELYLYAARRPELREAARAWLEPLTEIARTFTADPQKARLLVAALDGLLMQALIGAREVDSQDVAALVEVLR